In Streptomyces ambofaciens ATCC 23877, a single genomic region encodes these proteins:
- a CDS encoding MoaD/ThiS family protein — protein sequence MAKVTVRYWAAAKAAAGVAEEPYEAATLADALGAVRERHPGELTRVLLRCSFLVDGDPVGTRGHETVRLADGGTVEVLPPFAGG from the coding sequence ATGGCAAAGGTCACGGTGCGCTACTGGGCCGCCGCGAAGGCCGCGGCGGGGGTGGCCGAGGAGCCGTACGAGGCGGCCACGCTCGCCGACGCGCTCGGCGCGGTGCGCGAGCGCCACCCCGGCGAACTCACGCGCGTACTGCTGCGCTGCTCGTTCCTCGTCGACGGCGATCCCGTGGGCACCCGCGGGCATGAGACGGTACGGCTGGCCGACGGCGGCACGGTCGAGGTGCTCCCGCCGTTCGCAGGAGGGTGA
- a CDS encoding alpha/beta hydrolase: MSNRRADHVARPTFRPHPETPRGTPRRTRSRTFLRASDGVPIDAVYEPGASGRDAPDLVFVVAHGFTGDADRPHVRRIAEAFAHHGAVVTFSFRGHGASGGRSTVGDREVLDLAAAVAWARSFGHARVVTVGFSMGGSVVLRHAALHGDGSGSGTDAVVSVSAPARWYYRGTAPMRRLHWLVMRPTGRLVGRYGLRTRIHHRDWDPVPLSPVEAAGRIAPTPLLVVHGDRDGYFPLDHPRMLAEAAGDHGELWVEPGMGHAEHASGEELLRRIGDWAVARAG; this comes from the coding sequence ATGAGCAACCGTCGGGCAGATCATGTGGCGCGTCCCACCTTTCGTCCGCATCCCGAGACGCCCCGCGGGACGCCGCGCCGCACGCGCTCACGCACCTTCCTGCGCGCGTCCGACGGGGTGCCGATCGACGCCGTGTACGAGCCCGGCGCGTCCGGCCGCGACGCCCCTGACCTGGTCTTCGTCGTCGCGCACGGGTTCACGGGCGACGCGGACCGCCCGCACGTACGGCGGATCGCGGAGGCCTTCGCGCACCACGGCGCGGTGGTCACGTTCTCCTTCCGCGGGCACGGCGCGTCCGGCGGACGGTCGACCGTCGGCGACCGCGAGGTGCTCGACCTGGCGGCGGCGGTCGCCTGGGCCCGCAGCTTCGGGCACGCGCGCGTGGTGACCGTCGGCTTCTCCATGGGCGGTTCCGTGGTGCTGCGCCATGCCGCGCTCCACGGCGACGGGAGCGGCTCGGGCACGGACGCCGTCGTGTCGGTGAGCGCCCCCGCCCGCTGGTACTACCGGGGGACGGCACCGATGCGCCGGCTGCACTGGCTGGTGATGCGGCCCACGGGGCGCCTGGTGGGCCGCTACGGCCTGCGCACCCGTATCCATCACCGGGACTGGGACCCGGTGCCGCTGTCGCCGGTGGAGGCGGCGGGGCGGATCGCGCCGACGCCGCTCCTGGTCGTGCACGGGGACCGGGACGGCTACTTCCCCCTCGACCACCCCCGGATGCTGGCCGAGGCGGCCGGTGACCACGGGGAACTCTGGGTGGAGCCGGGGATGGGCCACGCCGAGCACGCGTCCGGCGAGGAACTGCTGCGCAGGATCGGCGACTGGGCCGTGGCCCGGGCGGGCTAG
- a CDS encoding winged helix-turn-helix transcriptional regulator: MSSLLLLTNALQPSTEVLPALGLLLHNVRVAPAEGPALVDTPGADVILVDGRRDLPQVRSLCQLLRSTGLSCPLVLVVTEGGLAAVTADWGIDDVLLDTAGPAEVEARLRLAMGRQQIVGDDSPMEIRNGDLSVDEATYSAKLKGRVLDLTFKEFELLKYLAQHPGRVFTRAQLLQEVWGYDYFGGTRTVDVHVRRLRAKLGPEHESLIGTVRNVGYRFVTPEKPEKPQKTERAAEDAKAEARPAAQADTTAGAASTKV; this comes from the coding sequence ATGAGTTCTCTGCTGCTCCTGACCAACGCCCTCCAGCCGTCGACGGAGGTGCTTCCCGCCCTCGGCCTGCTGCTGCACAACGTCCGTGTCGCGCCCGCGGAGGGCCCCGCCCTCGTCGACACCCCCGGCGCCGACGTGATCCTCGTCGACGGGCGCCGCGACCTTCCCCAGGTGCGCAGCCTGTGCCAGCTGCTGCGTTCCACGGGGCTCAGCTGTCCGCTGGTCCTCGTCGTGACCGAGGGCGGCCTCGCCGCCGTCACCGCGGACTGGGGCATCGACGACGTGCTGCTCGACACCGCCGGTCCGGCCGAGGTCGAGGCCCGGCTGCGCCTCGCCATGGGCCGCCAGCAGATCGTCGGCGACGACTCCCCCATGGAGATCCGCAACGGGGACCTGTCGGTGGACGAGGCGACGTACTCCGCCAAGCTCAAGGGCCGGGTCCTGGACCTGACCTTCAAGGAGTTCGAGCTGCTGAAGTACCTCGCCCAGCACCCGGGCCGGGTCTTCACCCGCGCCCAGCTCCTCCAGGAGGTGTGGGGGTACGACTACTTCGGCGGCACCCGCACGGTCGACGTGCACGTCCGGCGGCTGCGCGCCAAGCTGGGCCCAGAGCACGAGTCGCTGATCGGTACCGTCCGCAACGTCGGCTACCGCTTCGTCACGCCGGAGAAGCCCGAGAAGCCCCAGAAGACCGAGCGGGCGGCCGAGGACGCCAAGGCCGAGGCCCGGCCGGCGGCGCAGGCGGACACCACGGCGGGAGCGGCTTCGACCAAGGTATGA
- a CDS encoding LacI family DNA-binding transcriptional regulator, whose translation MAKVTRDDVARLAGTSTAVVSYVINNGPRPVAPATRERVLAAIKELGYRPDRVAQAMASRRTDLIGLIVPDARQPFFAEMAHAVEWAASERGKMVLVGNSDYVGEREVHYLRAFLGMRVSGLILVSHALNDLAAAEIDAWDARVVLLHERPEAIDDVAVVTDDLGGAQLAVRHLLEHGYEYVACMGGTAETPSVGDPVSDHVEGWKRAMKEAGLSTEGRLFEAPYNRYDAYRVALELLSGPQRPPAIFCSTDDQAIGLLRAARELRIDVPGELAVAGFDDIKEAALADPPLTTVASDRSAMAREAVDLVLDDGLRVAGSRRERLKVFPSQLVVRQSCGCA comes from the coding sequence GTGGCCAAGGTGACTCGGGATGATGTGGCGCGGCTGGCGGGAACTTCCACCGCCGTCGTCAGCTATGTCATCAACAACGGACCCCGGCCGGTCGCCCCGGCCACGCGCGAGCGCGTCCTCGCCGCGATCAAGGAACTGGGGTACCGGCCGGACCGGGTCGCCCAGGCGATGGCGTCGCGGCGCACGGACCTCATAGGCCTGATCGTGCCGGACGCCCGCCAGCCCTTCTTCGCGGAGATGGCGCACGCGGTCGAGTGGGCCGCCTCCGAGCGCGGGAAGATGGTCCTCGTCGGCAACTCCGACTACGTCGGCGAGCGCGAGGTCCATTACCTGCGCGCCTTCCTCGGCATGCGCGTGTCCGGCCTGATCCTGGTCAGCCACGCCCTGAACGACCTGGCCGCGGCCGAGATCGACGCCTGGGACGCCCGGGTCGTGCTGCTGCACGAGCGGCCCGAGGCCATCGACGACGTCGCCGTCGTCACCGACGACCTCGGCGGCGCCCAGCTCGCCGTACGCCACCTGCTGGAGCACGGGTACGAGTACGTCGCCTGCATGGGCGGCACCGCCGAGACCCCGTCCGTCGGCGACCCGGTCTCCGACCACGTCGAGGGCTGGAAGCGGGCGATGAAGGAGGCCGGGCTCTCCACCGAGGGCCGGCTCTTCGAGGCGCCGTACAACCGCTACGACGCGTACCGCGTGGCGCTGGAGCTGCTCTCCGGGCCGCAGCGTCCGCCCGCGATCTTCTGCTCCACCGACGACCAGGCGATCGGCCTGCTGCGCGCGGCGCGCGAGCTGCGCATCGACGTCCCCGGCGAGCTGGCGGTGGCCGGCTTCGACGACATCAAGGAGGCGGCCCTGGCGGACCCGCCGCTGACGACGGTCGCCTCGGACCGGTCGGCGATGGCGCGGGAGGCCGTGGACCTGGTCCTGGACGACGGCCTGCGGGTGGCGGGTTCCCGGCGGGAGCGGCTGAAGGTGTTCCCGTCGCAGTTGGTCGTACGGCAGTCCTGCGGCTGCGCGTAG
- a CDS encoding S1C family serine protease has product MNMTESLRHHGEYEHANPYPGTEQHASSPVSPEWPPPPAQPPAAGFPEGQPGRPRGKRTVRRGPAALLAAVAIVAAAVGGGTAYGIQELTGSDTVASSSTSTHVVPSSQKGTVSGVAAAVSPSIVEISATSNAGSSTGSGVIITGDGEIITNNHVVSGASSVKVTTSDGKRYTARVVGTDSSKDLALIKLEDASGLKAATLGDSDGVGVGDQVVAIGSPEGLTGTVTSGIVSALDRDVTVSTDEGQQQQQQQQGQGQGGGWPFEFGGQEFNGDTGSSTTTYKAIQTDASLNPGNSGGALIDMNGNIIGINSAMYSATESSASAGSVGLGFAIPVNTVKADLSALRAGADS; this is encoded by the coding sequence ATGAACATGACCGAGAGCCTCCGCCACCACGGCGAGTACGAGCACGCGAACCCGTACCCGGGAACCGAGCAGCACGCCTCCTCTCCCGTCAGCCCCGAGTGGCCGCCCCCGCCGGCCCAGCCGCCCGCCGCCGGCTTCCCGGAGGGGCAGCCCGGCCGGCCGCGCGGGAAGCGCACGGTCCGGCGCGGCCCCGCCGCCCTGCTCGCGGCCGTGGCGATCGTCGCGGCGGCCGTCGGCGGCGGCACCGCGTACGGCATCCAGGAGCTGACCGGCAGCGACACCGTCGCCTCCAGCTCCACCAGCACCCACGTGGTGCCGTCCAGCCAGAAGGGCACGGTCTCCGGGGTCGCCGCGGCGGTCAGCCCGAGCATCGTCGAGATCAGCGCCACCTCGAACGCCGGCTCCTCCACCGGCTCCGGCGTGATCATCACCGGTGACGGCGAGATCATCACCAACAACCACGTCGTCTCCGGCGCCTCCTCCGTCAAGGTCACGACCAGCGACGGCAAGCGGTACACCGCCCGGGTCGTCGGCACCGACAGCAGCAAGGACCTCGCGCTGATCAAGCTGGAGGACGCCTCCGGTCTGAAGGCCGCGACCCTCGGAGACTCCGACGGCGTCGGGGTCGGCGACCAGGTCGTCGCGATCGGCTCCCCGGAAGGCCTGACCGGCACCGTGACCAGCGGCATCGTCTCGGCCCTCGACCGCGACGTGACCGTCTCGACGGACGAGGGTCAGCAGCAACAGCAACAGCAGCAGGGGCAGGGACAGGGCGGTGGCTGGCCGTTCGAGTTCGGTGGCCAGGAGTTCAACGGCGACACCGGCTCGTCCACCACGACGTACAAGGCGATCCAGACGGACGCCTCCCTCAACCCGGGCAACTCCGGCGGCGCGCTGATCGACATGAACGGCAACATCATCGGCATCAACTCCGCGATGTACTCGGCGACCGAGTCCTCCGCCAGTGCGGGCAGCGTCGGCCTCGGCTTCGCCATCCCGGTCAACACCGTCAAGGCCGACCTGTCCGCGCTGCGCGCGGGCGCCGACAGCTGA
- a CDS encoding response regulator transcription factor, whose amino-acid sequence MSPAEGDRDRETQRILIVDDEPAVREALQRSLAFEGYDTEVAVDGADALQKAAAYRPDLVVLDIQMPRMDGLTAARRIRGAGDLTPILMLTARDTVGDRVTGLDAGADDYLVKPFELDELFARIRALLRRSSYAAAVDAAQGDDDTLTFADLTMDLATREVVRGGRPVELTRTEFTLLEMFMAHPRQVLTREQILKAVWGFDFEPSSNSLDVYVMYLRRKTEAAGEPRLVHTVRGVGYVLRQGGAE is encoded by the coding sequence ATGAGCCCCGCAGAAGGCGACCGCGACCGTGAGACCCAGCGCATCCTGATCGTCGACGACGAGCCGGCCGTCCGCGAAGCCCTGCAACGCAGCCTCGCCTTCGAGGGATACGACACCGAGGTCGCCGTCGACGGCGCCGACGCGCTCCAGAAGGCGGCGGCCTACCGGCCCGACCTCGTCGTCCTCGACATCCAGATGCCCCGCATGGACGGTCTGACCGCCGCCCGCCGCATCCGCGGTGCGGGCGACCTGACCCCGATCCTGATGCTCACCGCCCGTGACACGGTCGGCGACCGGGTGACCGGCCTCGACGCCGGCGCCGACGACTACCTGGTCAAACCCTTCGAGCTGGACGAGCTGTTCGCCCGTATCCGCGCGCTGCTGCGCCGCAGTTCCTACGCGGCGGCGGTCGACGCCGCCCAGGGCGACGACGACACCCTCACCTTCGCCGACCTGACCATGGACCTGGCGACGCGGGAGGTCGTGCGGGGCGGGCGGCCGGTGGAGCTGACCCGCACGGAGTTCACGCTCCTGGAGATGTTCATGGCCCACCCGCGCCAGGTCCTCACCCGGGAGCAGATCCTGAAGGCGGTCTGGGGCTTCGACTTCGAGCCGTCCTCCAACTCCCTCGACGTGTACGTCATGTACCTGCGCCGCAAGACCGAGGCGGCGGGCGAGCCGCGCCTGGTGCACACCGTGCGCGGCGTCGGCTACGTCCTGCGGCAGGGCGGCGCGGAGTGA
- a CDS encoding sensor histidine kinase, which yields MRGPVRRFRALPLRSRLALLVAAAVAFAVTAAAVACWFVVKSVLVSSLDEALKANRMDGQQVSQYVNLRTGLCAHDPVTHEENPFGSSVQLVDRKGGSCLIIGTEEVPLTDADHAVAEGTSSDALHDATGSDGDQYRVFTYPVPNLQGVAVSAARPLGEVNSSLSNLALVLVFVAGAGVVGAGAAGLWVARTGLRPVDELTRAVEHVARTEDLTIRIPVEEDGEDEIARLSRSFNSMTSSLASSRDLQQQLIADAGHELRTPLTSLRTNIELLTRSEETGRPLPEADRRALLASVKAQMTELAALIGDLQELSRPDTGQHAGKAVIVAWHDVVDAALRRARLRGPELTLTADVRPWYVRAEPAALERAVVNILDNAVKFSPASGTVDVRLADGVLTVRDHGPGIPADELPHVFDRFWRSPSARALPGSGLGLSIVARTVQQAGGEVSLTPAEGGGTTATVRLPGAPVPPPEVP from the coding sequence GTGAGGGGACCGGTGCGCCGTTTCCGGGCGCTGCCGCTGCGCTCGCGCCTGGCGCTGCTGGTGGCGGCGGCGGTGGCGTTCGCCGTGACGGCGGCGGCCGTGGCCTGCTGGTTCGTGGTGAAGAGCGTGCTGGTCAGCTCGCTGGACGAGGCCCTGAAGGCGAACCGCATGGACGGGCAGCAGGTGAGCCAGTACGTCAACCTGCGCACCGGTCTGTGCGCCCACGATCCGGTCACCCACGAGGAGAACCCCTTCGGCTCGTCCGTGCAGCTCGTGGACCGCAAGGGCGGCAGCTGCCTCATCATCGGCACGGAGGAGGTCCCGCTCACCGACGCCGACCACGCCGTGGCCGAGGGCACGTCCTCCGACGCGCTGCACGACGCCACGGGGTCCGACGGCGACCAGTACCGCGTCTTCACCTACCCCGTGCCCAATCTGCAGGGCGTCGCCGTCTCCGCCGCGCGACCGCTGGGCGAGGTGAACAGCTCCCTCAGCAACCTGGCGTTGGTGCTCGTCTTCGTCGCGGGTGCCGGTGTCGTCGGCGCGGGCGCCGCCGGCCTCTGGGTGGCCCGGACCGGCCTGCGCCCCGTCGACGAACTGACGCGGGCCGTCGAACACGTCGCCCGTACCGAGGACCTCACCATCCGCATCCCCGTCGAGGAGGACGGCGAGGACGAGATCGCGCGCCTCTCGCGCTCCTTCAACAGCATGACCTCGTCGCTCGCCAGCTCCCGCGACCTGCAACAGCAGCTCATCGCCGACGCGGGCCACGAGCTGCGCACCCCCCTCACCTCCCTGCGCACCAACATCGAGCTCCTCACCCGCAGCGAGGAGACCGGCCGCCCCCTCCCCGAGGCGGACCGCAGGGCCCTGCTGGCCTCGGTGAAGGCCCAGATGACGGAGCTGGCGGCGCTGATCGGCGACCTCCAGGAGCTGTCCCGCCCCGACACCGGCCAGCACGCGGGCAAGGCCGTCATCGTCGCCTGGCACGACGTCGTCGACGCCGCCCTGCGCCGCGCCCGCCTGCGCGGCCCCGAGCTGACCCTCACGGCCGACGTGCGGCCCTGGTACGTACGGGCGGAACCGGCCGCACTGGAACGCGCGGTCGTGAACATCCTGGACAACGCGGTGAAGTTCAGCCCGGCGTCCGGCACCGTCGACGTACGCCTCGCCGACGGTGTCCTGACCGTCCGCGACCACGGCCCCGGCATCCCCGCCGACGAACTGCCCCACGTCTTCGACCGCTTCTGGCGCTCCCCGTCGGCCCGCGCGCTGCCCGGCTCGGGCCTGGGCCTGTCGATCGTGGCCCGCACGGTCCAGCAGGCGGGCGGCGAGGTGAGCCTGACCCCGGCGGAGGGGGGCGGCACGACCGCGACGGTACGACTGCCGGGGGCACCGGTGCCCCCGCCGGAGGTGCCGTGA
- a CDS encoding DUF397 domain-containing protein produces the protein MKHTPDLGNVTWHKSSYSDGGDNNCVEVADGCPGLVPVRDSKVPEGRVLVFGAGAWGAFLAGMRGRPA, from the coding sequence ATGAAGCACACCCCGGACCTCGGCAACGTCACCTGGCACAAGTCGTCCTACAGCGACGGCGGAGACAACAACTGCGTCGAGGTCGCCGACGGCTGCCCCGGCCTCGTCCCCGTGCGTGACAGCAAGGTGCCGGAGGGGCGGGTGCTGGTCTTCGGGGCCGGGGCGTGGGGGGCGTTCCTGGCAGGCATGCGGGGGCGGCCCGCGTAG
- a CDS encoding helix-turn-helix domain-containing protein yields MAERYDGQGESGRAVLGRTLRFLREKEGKSLGQLADESGYDKSYLSRLESGERLSKVTVMEDLDSYYGAGDLLVSLWKVARIDAFKDKYREFMRLESTARVMYKYTPNVPGLMQTEDFAREVLSGPQTTERDQEAVEEQVAARLGRQLLLSKRPAPNVRFVMDELAFRRPSAGPATWENQLTHIEAIARWPNVVVQVLPFAAGIHDFMSKGSLTLLWQLDGSSVAYTEGDSGGLLTDDPGDVLHHRLSYDRLRDLALSPSESLTFIRDVLEEHRS; encoded by the coding sequence ATGGCCGAACGGTATGACGGACAGGGTGAGTCGGGGCGCGCGGTGCTGGGCCGGACACTGCGTTTCCTGCGGGAGAAGGAGGGCAAATCCCTGGGACAACTGGCCGATGAGTCCGGGTACGACAAGAGCTATCTGAGCCGGTTGGAGTCGGGGGAGCGGCTGTCCAAGGTGACGGTCATGGAAGACCTCGACAGCTACTACGGCGCCGGCGATCTGCTGGTAAGCCTGTGGAAAGTCGCTCGGATCGACGCCTTCAAGGACAAGTACAGGGAGTTCATGCGTCTGGAGTCGACAGCGCGGGTCATGTACAAGTACACGCCGAACGTCCCGGGTCTGATGCAGACCGAGGACTTCGCCCGAGAGGTGTTGTCCGGGCCCCAGACAACGGAGCGGGACCAGGAGGCAGTGGAGGAGCAGGTCGCGGCTCGCCTGGGACGGCAACTTCTGCTGAGCAAGCGGCCGGCGCCGAACGTCCGCTTCGTCATGGACGAACTCGCCTTCCGCCGTCCCTCAGCCGGACCGGCGACCTGGGAGAACCAGTTGACGCACATCGAAGCGATCGCGCGATGGCCCAACGTCGTCGTACAGGTGCTGCCGTTCGCGGCCGGGATCCACGACTTCATGAGCAAGGGCTCACTGACCCTGCTGTGGCAGCTGGACGGGAGCTCGGTCGCCTACACGGAGGGTGACAGTGGCGGACTGCTGACGGACGATCCGGGAGACGTTCTGCACCACCGTTTGTCCTACGATCGGCTGCGGGACCTGGCGCTGTCGCCGTCGGAATCGCTGACGTTCATCAGGGACGTACTGGAGGAGCACCGATCATGA
- a CDS encoding Uma2 family endonuclease translates to MTALAHERPETMPEFSTTGSENGLGLDEVVWQAWKAMELPEGYRAEIIEGTIEVSPTGRLPRARIVNRLRDALVRFLREGEYAAYQDANVVSRRKVWIPDLFVAPEDLEPYADEDGLGVDAAAVRLVVEVVSPGRLNEDRDRVRKRREYARAGIPVYVIVDDHDAQGTVTVLTEPRPDKGDWLGVVRVPYGTDAEVPKGPAMGFVIGEAVTGPKRA, encoded by the coding sequence ATGACCGCTCTTGCGCACGAGAGGCCCGAAACCATGCCCGAGTTCTCAACGACGGGGTCGGAGAACGGGCTGGGCCTGGACGAGGTCGTGTGGCAGGCATGGAAGGCCATGGAACTCCCCGAGGGCTACCGCGCCGAGATCATCGAGGGAACCATCGAGGTGTCACCCACCGGTCGCCTGCCCCGTGCCCGGATCGTGAACCGACTGCGGGACGCCCTGGTGCGTTTTCTGCGAGAGGGCGAGTATGCGGCCTATCAGGACGCCAACGTCGTCTCCCGGCGCAAGGTCTGGATCCCCGACCTCTTCGTCGCGCCCGAGGATCTGGAACCCTACGCGGACGAGGACGGGCTGGGTGTCGACGCGGCGGCGGTCCGGCTGGTGGTCGAGGTGGTCTCCCCCGGCAGGCTCAACGAGGACCGGGACCGGGTCAGGAAGCGCCGTGAGTACGCCCGCGCAGGCATCCCCGTCTACGTGATCGTCGATGACCACGATGCCCAGGGGACCGTCACGGTGCTCACCGAACCCCGGCCCGACAAGGGCGACTGGCTGGGCGTCGTACGAGTCCCCTACGGGACGGACGCCGAGGTTCCGAAGGGACCCGCCATGGGTTTCGTGATCGGAGAGGCCGTCACCGGCCCCAAGCGGGCCTGA
- a CDS encoding bifunctional metallophosphatase/5'-nucleotidase, which translates to MPATAQSHQPRRGRRTSRLLAVAATVVTAGALAAAALPASANPGGGERGHGGHGHGTGRYQDVQLLSFNDLHGNLEPPAGSSGRVTEVQPDGTTKTVDAGGVEYLATHLREARKGNRYSVTAAGGDMVGASPLLSGLFHDEPTVEALNALDLDVTSVGNHEFDEGAKELARLQNGGCHPTEGCYTDKGFKGADFPYLAANVLDEKTRRPILEPYWVWKHKGVKVGFIGVTLEATPDVVSAEGVKGLSFKDEVETIDKYAKVLQRQGVKSIVALIHEGGFPASSSYNYDCDSPGAGDGISGPIVDIAKNVTPQVDALVTGHTHNAYVCTVPDPAGNPRMVTSASSFGRLYTDTTLTYDRRTGDIARTSVKSANHVVTRDVPKAPDMTRLIDRWGTLAAPIGNRPIGYIAGDISRDGTESPLGDLIADAQLAYGRSQDPETDLALMNPGGIRAPLTHASTGSEGDGVVTYAEGFAVQPFANTVNLQDYTGAQLVQVLKEQVSGPNEAAPKILQVSSGLTYTLDLTKTGADRVVADSIRLNGSPLDPAATYRVASNSFLAGGGDGFTTLGEGANELVGADDLTALEQYLTANSSAADPIAVPTADRITVVR; encoded by the coding sequence ATGCCAGCCACAGCACAGTCGCACCAACCGCGCCGCGGACGCCGTACGAGCCGTCTCCTCGCCGTCGCCGCCACCGTCGTCACCGCCGGCGCGCTCGCCGCGGCGGCACTGCCCGCCTCGGCGAACCCGGGCGGGGGCGAGCGGGGCCACGGGGGCCACGGGCACGGGACCGGCCGCTACCAGGACGTCCAGCTCCTCTCCTTCAACGACCTGCACGGCAACCTGGAGCCGCCGGCCGGCTCCTCCGGCCGGGTCACCGAGGTCCAGCCCGACGGCACGACGAAGACGGTCGACGCGGGCGGCGTGGAGTACCTCGCCACCCACCTGCGCGAGGCCCGCAAGGGCAACCGCTACTCCGTCACCGCGGCGGGCGGCGACATGGTGGGCGCGTCCCCGCTGCTGTCCGGCCTCTTCCACGACGAGCCGACCGTCGAGGCGCTGAACGCCCTCGACCTGGACGTGACGAGCGTCGGCAACCACGAGTTCGACGAGGGCGCCAAGGAGCTGGCCCGCCTGCAGAACGGCGGCTGCCACCCCACCGAGGGCTGCTACACGGACAAGGGGTTCAAGGGCGCCGACTTCCCGTACCTGGCGGCGAACGTCCTCGACGAGAAGACCCGCAGGCCCATCCTCGAGCCGTACTGGGTGTGGAAGCACAAGGGCGTCAAGGTCGGCTTCATCGGCGTGACCCTGGAGGCCACCCCGGACGTCGTCTCGGCGGAGGGCGTCAAGGGCCTGTCCTTCAAGGACGAGGTCGAGACGATCGACAAGTACGCCAAGGTGCTCCAGCGCCAGGGCGTGAAGTCGATCGTCGCCCTGATCCACGAGGGCGGATTCCCGGCGTCGTCCTCCTACAACTACGACTGCGACTCCCCGGGCGCCGGCGACGGCATCTCCGGCCCGATCGTCGACATCGCGAAGAACGTCACGCCCCAGGTCGACGCGCTGGTCACCGGCCACACCCACAACGCGTACGTGTGCACGGTCCCCGACCCGGCGGGCAACCCCCGCATGGTCACCTCGGCCTCGTCCTTCGGCCGCCTCTACACGGACACGACGCTGACCTACGACCGTCGCACGGGTGACATCGCCCGTACGTCGGTGAAGTCGGCCAACCACGTGGTGACGCGGGACGTCCCGAAGGCACCGGACATGACCCGCCTGATCGACCGGTGGGGCACCCTCGCCGCCCCGATCGGCAACCGCCCCATCGGCTACATCGCCGGCGACATCTCCCGTGACGGCACCGAGTCCCCGCTCGGCGACCTGATAGCCGACGCGCAGCTCGCGTACGGCAGGTCCCAGGACCCGGAGACCGACCTGGCCCTGATGAACCCGGGCGGCATCCGCGCCCCGCTGACCCACGCGTCCACGGGCAGCGAGGGCGACGGCGTCGTCACGTACGCCGAGGGCTTCGCCGTCCAGCCCTTCGCCAACACGGTGAACCTCCAGGACTACACGGGCGCCCAGCTCGTCCAGGTCCTCAAGGAGCAGGTGAGCGGCCCGAACGAGGCGGCGCCGAAGATCCTCCAGGTCTCGTCCGGCCTCACCTACACCCTGGACCTGACGAAGACGGGCGCGGACCGCGTGGTCGCGGACTCCATCCGCCTGAACGGCTCGCCCCTCGACCCGGCGGCCACCTACCGCGTCGCGTCGAACAGCTTCCTCGCGGGCGGCGGCGACGGCTTCACGACCCTGGGCGAGGGCGCGAACGAACTAGTCGGCGCGGACGACCTGACGGCGCTGGAGCAGTACCTGACGGCCAACTCGTCGGCGGCCGACCCGATCGCGGTGCCGACGGCGGACCGGATCACGGTCGTGCGGTAG
- the mshD gene encoding mycothiol synthase encodes MTSDDTVRPGRPRSIETLAELTPEQTDAVLALLAEAARSDGQQAVSEQGRLQLRGPARDGVSHLLLSVNGDALVGYAQLEGTDPIEPPAAELVVHPSHRGQGHGRALGAALLAASGKRLRVWAHGGHSAARHLAQVLGLTLFRELRQMRRPLADLDLPDPKLPEGVTVRTFEPGRDDAAWLAVNAAAFAHHPEQGSLTQRDLDDRKAEAWFDPSGFFLAERDGRLIGFHWTKVHAEERLGEVYVLGIRPDTQGGGLGKALTTIGLRHLAERGLPTAMLYVDADNKAAVSVYERLGFVTHETDLMYRTET; translated from the coding sequence ATGACCAGCGACGACACCGTGCGGCCCGGCCGCCCCCGCTCGATCGAGACCCTCGCCGAACTCACCCCGGAGCAGACCGACGCCGTCCTCGCCCTGCTCGCCGAGGCCGCCCGCAGCGACGGGCAGCAGGCCGTGTCCGAGCAGGGCCGGCTGCAACTGCGCGGCCCCGCACGGGACGGCGTCTCGCACCTGCTGCTCTCCGTGAACGGCGACGCTCTCGTGGGCTACGCCCAGCTGGAGGGCACCGACCCGATCGAGCCCCCGGCCGCCGAGCTGGTCGTCCACCCCTCGCACCGGGGGCAGGGCCACGGCCGTGCGCTGGGCGCCGCGCTGCTCGCCGCCTCCGGCAAGCGGCTGCGGGTCTGGGCGCACGGCGGCCACTCCGCCGCCCGGCATCTGGCGCAGGTGCTCGGGTTGACCCTCTTCCGCGAACTGCGGCAGATGCGACGTCCGTTGGCCGACCTGGACCTGCCGGACCCGAAGCTGCCCGAGGGCGTGACCGTCCGCACCTTCGAGCCCGGCCGGGACGACGCGGCCTGGCTCGCGGTGAACGCCGCCGCCTTCGCCCACCACCCCGAGCAGGGCTCCCTCACCCAGCGGGACCTCGACGACCGCAAGGCCGAGGCCTGGTTCGACCCGTCGGGGTTCTTCCTGGCCGAGCGGGACGGCAGGCTGATCGGCTTCCACTGGACCAAGGTGCACGCCGAGGAGCGGCTCGGCGAGGTGTACGTCCTCGGCATCCGCCCCGACACGCAGGGCGGTGGCCTGGGCAAGGCCCTGACCACCATCGGTCTCAGGCACCTGGCGGAGCGGGGACTGCCCACGGCGATGCTGTACGTCGACGCCGACAACAAGGCGGCGGTGTCCGTCTACGAGCGCCTGGGGTTCGTCACCCACGAGACGGACCTGATGTACCGCACGGAGACCTGA